The Vibrio tarriae genome includes a window with the following:
- a CDS encoding NupC/NupG family nucleoside CNT transporter, producing the protein MSSLLGMGAILLVAWLFSTNRKNINLRTVSLALLLQIFFALLVLYVPAGKEALNRVTGAVSQLINYGQDGIGFVFGGLANGSVGFVFAINVLGIIIFFSALISGLYHLGIMPKVINLIGGGLQKLLGTGRAESLSATANIFVGMIEAPLVVKPYLHKMTDSQFFAVMSGGLASVAGGTLVGYASLGVELNYLIAAAFMSAPAGLLMAKIMLPETEQVDAAIAQDELDLPKSTNVVEAIADGAMSGVKIAVAVGATLLAFVSVIALLNGLLGWFGGWFGIELSFELIMGYVFAPVAWLIGIPWHEAITAGSLIGNKVVVNEFVAFIQLIEVKEQLSAHSQAIVTFALCGFANISTMAILIGGLGSLVPERRSFISQYGFRAIGAGVLANLMSASIAGVILSL; encoded by the coding sequence ATGTCATCACTCCTCGGTATGGGCGCAATTTTGCTGGTTGCGTGGCTATTTTCTACCAATAGAAAAAATATCAACTTGCGTACAGTTTCGTTAGCGTTGCTGTTGCAAATCTTCTTCGCCTTACTGGTGCTGTATGTACCTGCGGGTAAAGAGGCACTCAATCGTGTGACGGGCGCGGTGTCACAACTGATCAACTATGGGCAAGATGGTATCGGTTTTGTGTTTGGTGGCCTCGCCAATGGCAGCGTAGGTTTTGTGTTTGCGATTAATGTCCTTGGCATCATCATTTTCTTCTCTGCACTGATTTCTGGCCTTTACCATTTAGGCATTATGCCGAAAGTGATTAACCTCATCGGTGGTGGTTTACAGAAATTGCTTGGCACAGGCCGTGCAGAATCCCTTTCTGCTACCGCAAACATTTTCGTGGGTATGATTGAAGCGCCGCTGGTGGTGAAACCTTATCTTCATAAAATGACCGATTCGCAATTCTTTGCTGTGATGAGCGGCGGCTTAGCGTCGGTTGCTGGCGGTACTTTGGTTGGTTATGCCTCTTTAGGTGTGGAACTTAACTACCTGATCGCAGCAGCTTTCATGTCTGCCCCTGCGGGTCTCTTGATGGCAAAAATCATGTTGCCTGAAACCGAACAAGTCGATGCCGCGATTGCGCAAGATGAGTTGGATCTGCCGAAATCCACTAACGTCGTCGAAGCGATTGCCGATGGCGCGATGTCGGGTGTGAAAATTGCTGTTGCGGTAGGGGCGACTTTGCTCGCTTTCGTGAGTGTGATTGCTCTGTTAAACGGCTTGCTCGGTTGGTTTGGTGGCTGGTTTGGCATCGAGCTAAGCTTTGAACTGATCATGGGGTATGTTTTCGCTCCGGTAGCTTGGCTGATTGGTATTCCATGGCATGAAGCGATCACGGCAGGTTCTTTGATTGGTAACAAAGTGGTGGTAAACGAGTTTGTCGCTTTCATTCAACTGATTGAAGTGAAAGAGCAATTGAGTGCGCATTCACAAGCGATCGTGACTTTCGCGCTGTGCGGTTTTGCCAATATTTCTACCATGGCGATTTTGATTGGTGGTTTGGGTAGCCTTGTACCTGAACGTCGCTCTTTTATCTCCCAATACGGCTTCCGTGCGATTGGCGCCGGCGTATTGGCTAACCTAATGAGTGCATCGATCGCTGGGGTGATTTTGTCTTTGTAA
- a CDS encoding Ig-like domain-containing protein, whose protein sequence is MKRYCLAAVITASLGVSYSAQAYNCAGVPVWDSSTVYVGSDKVQKTNTAYQARYWTQGNDPVTHSGQWDAWQILGQCDGGANNPPQVSIQSPLNNAKIPQGSVVGLQANASDSDGSITQVEFLVGTQRIAIDQQAPYQVDWTATLGATSVTAIATDNQGATSSSTVNISVTPTGNPVPPTVTLTSPTGSEQLTVGDVLAVAANATDSDGTVNAVEFYVDGQLVVTDSSEPYQFNWNAAVGSHTFKAKAIDNDNLSTLSQEVTLTVGSGSNAGCAGLPVYSAGTAYSAGQLVQNKNQKYRCDIAGWCSSSSGWAYEPGVGSYWKEAWSGLGACSTPPVVTLTNPTANQVILAGSTVSVAAQASDADGSVTQVEFFAGNNSLGVVTQAPYAVNWIATTTGNQTLKAVATDNDSNTSESAVSVTVSDQDLVVSLTSPTSGQTVGLGKPVNIAADATSLTNNVAKVEFVVNGAVVATDTTEPFAYSWTPSAIGNYTVAAKATDAAGTSVTSSAAAISVVEQAQKKHRLIGYWHNFVNGAGCPIRLADMSQAWDVIDIAFAENDRNSTGTVHFNLYAGDIYSSCPALDPAQFKQDMKALQAKGKVFVLSLGGAEGTITLNTDQDEANFVSSLTALIKEWGFDGLDVDLESGSNLVHGSQIQARLGRALKQIEKNIGGDMFLTMAPEHPYVQGGMVAYSGIWGAYIPVINEVRDTLDILHVQLYNNGGLPNPYTPSAAPEGSVDMMVAQSKMLIEGFTLANGTRFEPLRDDQVAIGLPSGPSSANSGQAPTQNILDALDCLTKGTRCGTIKPAFAYPNYAGVMTWSINWDQHDGFNFSKPVGDKLSQMNNVQ, encoded by the coding sequence ATGAAGCGCTATTGTTTAGCCGCCGTGATTACCGCCAGTTTGGGGGTAAGTTACTCAGCACAAGCCTATAACTGTGCCGGAGTGCCAGTGTGGGACAGCAGTACAGTGTATGTTGGCAGTGATAAAGTTCAAAAAACCAACACCGCTTACCAAGCGCGTTACTGGACTCAGGGTAACGATCCGGTAACCCATTCTGGTCAATGGGACGCATGGCAAATTCTTGGACAGTGTGACGGAGGGGCGAATAACCCACCTCAAGTGTCCATTCAATCACCACTCAATAACGCCAAGATCCCACAAGGCTCCGTCGTCGGATTACAAGCCAATGCCTCAGATAGTGATGGCAGCATTACTCAGGTGGAGTTTTTAGTCGGCACACAGCGTATCGCGATTGACCAACAAGCCCCATACCAAGTGGATTGGACGGCAACGCTAGGAGCCACTTCAGTGACCGCGATTGCGACCGATAACCAAGGCGCAACATCAAGCAGTACGGTGAACATCAGCGTAACGCCTACCGGTAACCCAGTTCCGCCAACTGTGACGTTGACTAGCCCGACGGGCAGTGAACAGCTAACCGTGGGCGATGTTTTAGCCGTGGCCGCAAATGCCACTGACAGTGATGGCACTGTCAACGCTGTTGAATTTTATGTTGATGGCCAACTTGTTGTGACCGATAGCTCTGAGCCTTATCAGTTTAATTGGAATGCCGCTGTCGGCAGCCATACCTTTAAAGCCAAAGCGATTGATAACGACAACCTGTCTACCCTGAGCCAAGAAGTGACTTTAACGGTCGGCAGTGGCTCGAATGCAGGTTGCGCGGGTTTACCTGTGTATTCGGCGGGAACCGCGTATTCGGCAGGGCAGTTGGTACAAAATAAGAACCAAAAATATCGCTGTGATATCGCCGGTTGGTGTTCTTCCAGCTCCGGTTGGGCGTATGAGCCAGGTGTTGGAAGTTATTGGAAAGAAGCATGGAGTGGTTTAGGCGCTTGTTCAACGCCACCTGTCGTGACATTAACCAACCCAACGGCTAACCAAGTGATTCTTGCTGGCTCAACCGTCAGTGTGGCGGCGCAAGCCAGTGATGCCGATGGCTCGGTCACGCAAGTGGAGTTTTTTGCAGGCAACAACAGCTTAGGCGTGGTGACTCAAGCGCCTTATGCGGTTAACTGGATAGCCACCACTACAGGGAATCAAACCCTGAAAGCAGTCGCAACCGACAACGACAGTAACACCAGTGAAAGCGCAGTCAGCGTGACGGTGAGCGATCAAGATCTGGTGGTTTCACTGACTTCGCCGACATCCGGCCAAACCGTTGGTCTAGGTAAACCGGTCAATATTGCCGCCGATGCTACGTCACTAACCAATAATGTGGCGAAAGTGGAGTTTGTGGTCAACGGCGCAGTAGTTGCAACGGATACAACAGAGCCTTTTGCTTACAGTTGGACGCCAAGTGCGATTGGTAACTATACCGTTGCCGCGAAAGCGACTGACGCAGCAGGAACGAGCGTGACCTCTTCTGCTGCCGCAATCAGCGTGGTAGAGCAAGCGCAGAAGAAACATCGCTTGATTGGTTACTGGCATAACTTCGTCAATGGTGCGGGTTGCCCAATTCGTCTGGCGGATATGTCACAAGCGTGGGATGTGATTGATATTGCCTTTGCAGAAAACGATCGCAACAGTACCGGAACGGTACATTTCAACCTGTATGCCGGCGATATTTACAGCAGTTGTCCTGCGCTCGATCCTGCGCAGTTCAAGCAAGATATGAAAGCACTACAGGCGAAAGGTAAAGTATTTGTCCTTTCCTTAGGTGGCGCTGAAGGCACCATTACCCTTAACACTGATCAAGATGAAGCCAACTTTGTGAGCAGCCTGACTGCGTTGATCAAAGAATGGGGCTTTGATGGGTTGGATGTGGATCTCGAAAGTGGTTCAAACCTTGTTCATGGCTCACAAATTCAAGCGCGCTTAGGCCGAGCATTGAAGCAAATCGAGAAAAACATCGGTGGTGATATGTTCCTCACTATGGCGCCTGAACACCCTTATGTGCAAGGTGGTATGGTTGCCTACAGTGGAATTTGGGGCGCTTACATTCCGGTGATTAACGAAGTGCGTGACACGCTCGATATTCTGCATGTTCAGCTCTACAACAACGGTGGTTTACCTAACCCATATACACCGAGTGCGGCACCAGAAGGCTCTGTGGATATGATGGTCGCCCAATCAAAAATGTTGATTGAAGGCTTCACCTTAGCCAACGGGACACGCTTTGAACCACTGCGTGACGACCAAGTGGCCATTGGTTTGCCGTCAGGTCCAAGTTCGGCAAATTCAGGTCAAGCTCCAACCCAAAATATCCTTGATGCGTTGGATTGTTTAACCAAAGGAACCCGCTGCGGCACCATCAAACCAGCCTTTGCTTACCCAAATTATGCAGGGGTGATGACCTGGTCAATCAACTGGGATCAACATGATGGCTTTAATTTCTCCAAACCGGTTGGGGACAAACTTAGCCAGATGAATAATGTGCAATAA
- the folD gene encoding bifunctional methylenetetrahydrofolate dehydrogenase/methenyltetrahydrofolate cyclohydrolase FolD: MTAQNIDGTLISQTVRSEVAARVKARVQAGLRAPGLAVVLVGEDPASQVYVGSKRRACEEVGFVSKSFDLPATASEEALLSLVEELNNDPQIDGILVQLPLPAGIDTTKVLESIHPEKDVDGFHPYNVGRLAQRIPKLRSCTPKGIITLLERYNIPLRGKHAVIVGASNIVGRPMTLELLLAGCTTTTCHRFTQDLEGHIRQADVLVVAVGKPNFIPGAWIKEGAIVVDVGINRLDTGKLVGDVEYDVARTRASFITPVPGGVGPMTVASLIENTMMACEQFHT; the protein is encoded by the coding sequence ATGACTGCTCAAAATATTGATGGAACGCTGATTTCGCAAACGGTGCGCTCAGAAGTGGCAGCCCGTGTTAAAGCTCGGGTTCAAGCCGGGTTACGAGCCCCTGGGCTAGCAGTGGTGTTGGTGGGCGAAGATCCTGCTTCACAAGTGTATGTCGGCAGTAAACGCCGTGCCTGTGAAGAAGTCGGCTTTGTCTCCAAATCTTTCGATTTACCCGCCACTGCGAGTGAAGAAGCCTTGCTGTCACTGGTTGAAGAACTCAATAACGATCCGCAAATCGATGGTATTTTGGTACAACTGCCGTTACCTGCGGGTATTGATACCACCAAAGTGTTGGAGAGTATTCACCCTGAGAAAGATGTGGATGGTTTCCACCCTTACAACGTTGGTCGTTTGGCGCAGCGCATTCCGAAACTGCGCTCTTGCACACCCAAAGGCATTATTACTCTGCTTGAACGTTACAACATTCCACTGCGCGGTAAACATGCGGTGATTGTGGGTGCCTCCAACATTGTTGGTCGCCCTATGACGTTAGAGCTGTTACTGGCAGGTTGCACTACCACCACTTGCCACCGCTTTACTCAAGATCTCGAAGGCCATATTCGCCAAGCTGATGTCTTGGTGGTTGCGGTCGGTAAACCCAACTTTATTCCGGGAGCATGGATTAAAGAAGGCGCGATTGTGGTCGATGTCGGCATTAACCGCTTAGATACAGGCAAACTGGTTGGCGATGTGGAATACGATGTTGCCCGCACGCGTGCGAGTTTTATCACTCCAGTACCAGGTGGTGTGGGGCCAATGACTGTTGCAAGCCTAATTGAAAACACCATGATGGCGTGTGAGCAGTTCCATACTTAA
- the iutA gene encoding IutA-like xeno-aerobactin receptor, with the protein MKSTKGKLLPSTPLSLSAAAIAVASVIFTTPVVAEEQTLFDEMVVVSSRTPKAISDIPGTVWYIDSEQIEQEYRGGKTLGEILASAIPSLDVSSGARTNYGQNLRGRKMLVMIDGVSLESSRQISRHMDSIDPFNIERIEVLSGATSIYGAGASGGVINIITKKATSQELEFESYVGATSGFNSDEDFDYKVGQSISGGNDKVQARASVVYTETQGFFDANGDIVTPDISQGSLQFNQTVDLMTTVGVNISETQKLNLLAQYYDSQQDSPYGLYIVNNKFVDVRNGFDSDREHGTERMMLSASYVNDEFLNHQLIAEASYRKEDQTYTPYYQSSGQQITDVISLKAALAKNFDKLNLVYGIDAYQDQLDSNQALYDKTTANNSGNLINRTYAQVGRYPGIKVGSVAGFVQAGYDITDDWSVEGGFRYQHMVNKIDDFVGYPQQKNIAEGKGTSADAVPGGETDYNVGLFNLGTLYHLNNHSQVWANFSQGFDLADPAKYYGQGNYKLVGSHWTLQDSINVDSSKMSGIKTNSVELGYRLEKDSFNLQTAAYYSTSDKSVSYNKQTLLIEEVEDKKRVYGFEAMASYWVHTNVQLGASGHYVVSKVKGDNGWEDMTAGEASTSKASAWAGWYDADLAVKLQSQTMFDYKDEAQNKLDGYTTFDLVGSYQLPVGSLGFGVLNLFDHDYTTIWGQRAQIVYSAHYDAAAYDYKGRGRTYTLNYQVKF; encoded by the coding sequence ATGAAATCTACAAAAGGAAAATTGCTACCATCCACACCTTTGTCACTGTCTGCGGCAGCAATTGCCGTAGCCAGTGTCATCTTTACCACGCCCGTTGTAGCAGAAGAACAAACATTGTTTGACGAAATGGTTGTGGTTTCAAGCCGTACCCCGAAAGCGATCAGTGATATCCCGGGAACCGTTTGGTACATCGATTCAGAGCAGATTGAGCAAGAATATCGTGGTGGTAAAACATTAGGCGAGATTCTCGCATCTGCCATTCCATCACTGGATGTCAGCTCAGGCGCACGGACCAACTACGGCCAAAATCTGCGTGGACGCAAAATGCTGGTGATGATCGACGGTGTATCCCTCGAATCTTCACGTCAAATCAGTCGCCATATGGACTCTATCGACCCGTTTAACATTGAACGTATCGAAGTGCTTTCTGGTGCAACGTCTATCTACGGTGCGGGCGCATCGGGCGGTGTAATCAACATCATCACAAAAAAAGCGACAAGCCAAGAGCTCGAATTTGAATCTTACGTCGGCGCAACGTCTGGTTTTAATTCTGACGAAGATTTTGACTACAAAGTCGGCCAATCCATCTCTGGTGGTAACGATAAAGTTCAAGCGCGCGCTTCTGTGGTTTACACAGAAACCCAAGGTTTCTTTGATGCCAACGGCGATATCGTCACACCCGACATTTCACAAGGATCTCTGCAATTCAACCAAACCGTTGATTTGATGACGACTGTGGGTGTGAATATTTCTGAAACTCAAAAACTCAACCTGTTGGCGCAATACTATGATAGCCAGCAAGACTCCCCTTACGGCCTGTACATCGTCAATAACAAGTTTGTGGACGTGAGAAACGGCTTTGACTCAGACCGCGAACACGGCACGGAACGTATGATGCTGAGTGCGTCTTACGTCAATGATGAATTCTTGAATCACCAACTGATTGCAGAAGCCTCCTACCGTAAAGAAGATCAAACTTATACCCCTTACTACCAGTCTTCTGGCCAGCAAATCACGGATGTCATCTCACTCAAGGCCGCTCTGGCGAAGAATTTTGACAAACTGAATCTGGTGTATGGGATTGATGCTTATCAAGATCAGTTAGACAGCAACCAAGCCCTGTATGACAAAACCACCGCCAACAACTCAGGAAACCTCATCAACCGTACTTACGCGCAAGTGGGCCGTTACCCTGGGATTAAAGTAGGTTCTGTCGCCGGTTTTGTTCAAGCAGGTTACGACATCACTGACGACTGGTCAGTCGAAGGTGGCTTCCGTTACCAGCATATGGTCAATAAAATCGATGACTTCGTAGGCTACCCGCAGCAGAAGAACATCGCTGAAGGTAAAGGGACTTCTGCCGATGCCGTACCGGGAGGCGAAACTGATTACAACGTGGGTCTGTTCAACTTAGGTACGCTTTATCATCTCAATAACCACTCGCAAGTTTGGGCTAACTTCTCACAAGGTTTCGATCTGGCAGATCCTGCGAAATACTACGGCCAAGGCAACTACAAACTGGTCGGCAGCCATTGGACGTTGCAAGACAGTATCAATGTCGATAGCTCTAAGATGTCAGGCATTAAAACCAACAGCGTTGAGCTGGGCTATCGCTTAGAGAAAGACAGTTTCAACCTGCAAACTGCAGCCTACTATTCCACCTCGGATAAATCTGTTTCTTACAACAAGCAAACCTTATTGATTGAAGAAGTGGAAGATAAGAAACGTGTTTACGGGTTTGAGGCCATGGCGTCTTACTGGGTACACACCAATGTTCAATTGGGTGCGTCAGGTCACTACGTGGTCTCGAAAGTCAAAGGCGATAACGGCTGGGAAGATATGACAGCAGGCGAAGCCAGCACATCAAAAGCCAGTGCTTGGGCGGGTTGGTATGATGCGGATCTGGCGGTTAAGTTACAGAGCCAAACCATGTTTGACTACAAAGATGAGGCACAAAACAAGTTGGACGGTTATACCACCTTTGACTTAGTCGGTAGCTACCAACTGCCTGTGGGCAGTCTCGGTTTTGGTGTGCTCAACCTGTTTGACCACGACTACACCACCATTTGGGGTCAACGTGCGCAGATCGTTTATTCCGCTCACTACGATGCTGCTGCGTATGACTACAAAGGCCGTGGCCGTACTTATACCTTGAACTACCAAGTAAAATTCTAA
- a CDS encoding lysine N(6)-hydroxylase/L-ornithine N(5)-oxygenase family protein, producing the protein MEHTNNAKLDFAGIGVGPFNLSIAALLADKPQISARFFESRDHFSWHPGLLLDNTHMQTMFLKDLVSAVNPESRYSFISYLVKNKKFYRFLSAELKCISRHEFSDYLAWVAHQLDNVQFSTRVEQVEYTGEAFTLHTNQGTYQAKNLCIGTGKIPSVPECAKAHLGERVFHAADVGLQERDFTGKRVLIIGGGQSGADIFINALQQKWGKPKSLDWLSRRANYQPLDEAAFTNEFFAPDYVDAFVHLSPSIKRKEVANQKLTSDGVTQKALLTIYQELYHRFDVLKEDKWVRLLPHRSLTQMSAQGSAFKLTASNALGPCLETYEADIVILATGFEAPYPACLNTILPLLDLDEHNRYQMTPDFELKWEGQQRNKIFAVNAGMHSHGIAEPQLSLMAWRSARIINRLAGQTIFEIDSGKGMIDWLSPSAITKKLVA; encoded by the coding sequence ATGGAACACACTAACAACGCCAAACTTGATTTCGCTGGCATCGGCGTCGGCCCTTTCAACCTCAGCATTGCTGCTCTACTGGCGGATAAACCGCAAATTTCTGCACGCTTTTTTGAAAGCCGTGACCATTTTTCTTGGCACCCGGGATTACTGCTTGATAACACCCACATGCAAACCATGTTTTTAAAAGATTTGGTGAGCGCGGTTAATCCAGAAAGTCGCTACTCCTTCATCTCTTATCTGGTGAAGAACAAAAAGTTTTATCGTTTTTTATCTGCTGAACTCAAATGTATCAGCCGTCACGAGTTTTCAGACTACCTCGCTTGGGTAGCTCATCAGTTGGATAACGTTCAGTTTTCAACCCGAGTTGAACAGGTGGAATACACCGGCGAGGCATTTACGCTGCACACCAATCAAGGCACTTACCAAGCGAAAAATCTCTGCATTGGCACAGGCAAAATTCCTTCAGTACCCGAATGCGCCAAAGCACACCTTGGTGAGCGCGTGTTCCACGCCGCAGACGTGGGGCTACAAGAGCGAGACTTCACTGGCAAACGTGTGCTGATCATTGGTGGCGGGCAAAGCGGTGCAGATATTTTCATTAACGCTTTGCAGCAGAAATGGGGCAAACCCAAGTCACTCGACTGGCTATCTCGCCGCGCCAATTATCAACCTCTCGATGAAGCCGCGTTTACCAATGAATTTTTCGCGCCCGATTACGTGGATGCTTTCGTTCATTTGTCGCCGAGCATCAAACGTAAAGAGGTGGCAAACCAGAAACTGACCTCGGATGGCGTAACGCAAAAAGCCTTGTTAACCATTTATCAAGAGCTTTACCACCGATTCGATGTACTCAAGGAAGACAAATGGGTAAGGCTGCTACCACACCGCTCCTTAACTCAAATGAGTGCACAAGGCAGTGCGTTCAAACTGACCGCCAGCAATGCACTGGGGCCGTGTTTAGAAACGTACGAAGCAGACATCGTTATTCTGGCGACGGGCTTTGAAGCACCATATCCCGCTTGTTTGAACACCATTCTACCGCTGCTCGATCTTGATGAGCACAACCGTTACCAAATGACGCCTGACTTTGAGCTTAAGTGGGAAGGACAACAACGTAACAAGATCTTCGCCGTGAATGCGGGGATGCATAGCCATGGTATTGCCGAGCCGCAGCTTAGCCTTATGGCGTGGCGCAGTGCACGCATCATCAATCGCCTTGCGGGACAAACTATTTTCGAGATCGACTCCGGAAAAGGAATGATTGATTGGCTATCGCCTAGCGCCATCACGAAGAAATTGGTCGCTTAA
- a CDS encoding IucA/IucC family protein: MDQLALHRYWATANQKMVGKILSEFAYEQAFQFEPTAQGYQLNLENGTRYCFAGEENIWGQVMIDPTSITRHADIETEQPISAALLMRDLQPLLKMPDDAFAEHLEDLNATLLGDCKLMQRKQAMTARDLAMLPCEQQQTYFDGHPKFVFNKGRRGWGNDDLKRYAPEAERTFQLGWVAVHHSILQLATNDEVTWQALLQSAITPDEIKQMDSLLASYQLELHDYRYVPVHPWQWSNKLALLFVREIATKQLVYLGEFGDHFLPQLSLRTLSNVTRPASYDIKLPLTVMNTSCYRGIPGRYILAGPTASDWIDQVFKSDPLLIAKQAEVLQEPAAAFAAQADYALLPNAPYRYHELLGVIWRESAASKLKAGERAILMAALMESDNQGQPLIAEYVQASGLTLEAWLSKLFDAVVIPYYHLLCKYGVSLIAHGQNVTLVLENYAPKRILLKDFQGDMRLVSSEYPEQASLDDSVKKVTVRLPEHLIIHDLQTGHFVTTLRFISPLVAKLGFSEPQFYRLLGDRLKAYMAAHREYQPRFEQFDLFKPKILRIGLNLAKFRHSTDASASRMLPDMDDMLNNPLTKALEHQG; encoded by the coding sequence ATGGATCAGTTAGCGCTACATCGTTACTGGGCAACCGCCAATCAGAAGATGGTGGGCAAAATCCTCAGTGAGTTCGCTTACGAGCAAGCATTTCAATTTGAGCCAACCGCACAGGGTTATCAGCTCAACTTAGAAAATGGCACACGTTATTGCTTTGCTGGCGAAGAGAATATTTGGGGGCAGGTCATGATTGACCCGACTTCCATTACTCGCCATGCCGACATCGAGACGGAGCAGCCGATTTCTGCGGCGCTATTGATGCGCGATCTACAACCTCTGCTCAAGATGCCGGATGACGCCTTCGCCGAACATCTCGAAGATCTCAATGCCACCTTACTCGGTGATTGCAAGCTGATGCAGCGCAAGCAAGCCATGACGGCGCGAGATCTGGCCATGCTGCCGTGCGAGCAACAGCAAACCTACTTTGATGGACATCCGAAATTTGTGTTCAACAAAGGCCGCCGCGGTTGGGGCAACGATGATTTAAAGCGGTATGCACCAGAAGCGGAACGCACTTTCCAACTGGGTTGGGTCGCGGTTCATCACTCGATTTTGCAGCTCGCCACCAACGATGAAGTCACATGGCAAGCCTTACTGCAAAGCGCCATCACGCCCGATGAAATCAAGCAGATGGACAGTTTGTTGGCTTCCTATCAACTTGAACTCCACGATTATCGTTATGTTCCGGTTCACCCTTGGCAGTGGAGCAATAAACTTGCCCTGCTGTTTGTACGTGAAATCGCGACTAAGCAGTTGGTGTATTTAGGCGAGTTTGGCGATCACTTCTTGCCTCAACTGTCACTACGCACATTAAGTAATGTCACTCGTCCTGCGAGTTACGACATCAAGTTGCCGCTCACGGTAATGAATACCTCCTGCTACCGAGGGATTCCGGGGCGCTACATTTTGGCCGGCCCTACGGCTTCTGACTGGATAGATCAGGTGTTTAAGTCTGATCCCCTACTGATCGCGAAACAAGCCGAAGTGTTGCAAGAACCCGCAGCCGCCTTCGCCGCCCAAGCGGACTATGCACTGTTGCCCAATGCACCCTATCGCTACCACGAACTGCTCGGGGTGATTTGGCGTGAATCGGCGGCTTCCAAATTAAAAGCTGGTGAACGCGCCATCTTAATGGCGGCGCTGATGGAAAGTGACAATCAAGGTCAACCGCTGATTGCAGAATACGTTCAAGCCTCTGGGTTAACCCTCGAAGCTTGGCTCAGCAAACTGTTTGATGCGGTGGTCATTCCCTATTACCACCTGCTGTGCAAATACGGTGTCTCGCTGATTGCGCATGGGCAGAACGTCACTTTAGTGCTGGAGAACTACGCCCCGAAACGCATTCTGCTCAAGGATTTCCAAGGCGATATGCGCTTAGTCAGCAGTGAGTATCCAGAACAGGCTTCACTGGATGACAGCGTGAAAAAAGTCACCGTTCGCCTGCCAGAACACCTGATTATTCATGACTTACAAACTGGGCACTTTGTTACCACGTTACGTTTTATTTCGCCCTTAGTGGCCAAATTGGGCTTCTCTGAGCCGCAATTTTACCGTCTGCTCGGTGACCGACTGAAAGCTTACATGGCCGCCCATCGTGAGTACCAACCAAGGTTTGAACAGTTCGACCTGTTTAAGCCGAAAATTTTACGGATCGGGCTGAACTTAGCCAAGTTTCGCCACAGCACCGATGCCAGCGCATCAAGGATGCTGCCTGACATGGATGACATGCTCAACAACCCATTGACCAAAGCACTGGAACACCAAGGCTAA
- a CDS encoding GNAT family N-acetyltransferase, with product MSKFNTFIFSTDPQPVIELTLHASDLVCSEIAPQLVREMDQLFSQDKQIDALKVVARDPEIQTWIEQLLPLIDQKVSRCAFYQLPLTWHQHKPSSNFPLQLIQSNNQYRHHPLRPPMPQGQVYQRYDFDAELNVSFRVIELDKDLQRFTRWMNDPRVAHFWEQAWSEEKLAEFLEQRLADPHIIPLIGEFNGEPFGYVEAYWVAEDRLSPYYAVENYDRGIHLLVGEQAFRGPKFFNAWMRAISHYLFIDDVRTNRVVLEPRSDNERLFNRILPLGYRKCFEFNFPHKRSALLMLTREQFFAERW from the coding sequence ATGTCTAAGTTCAATACCTTCATTTTTAGCACCGATCCTCAACCGGTTATTGAATTGACCCTGCACGCCAGTGATTTGGTTTGCTCTGAGATTGCCCCGCAACTCGTGCGCGAAATGGACCAGTTGTTCAGCCAAGATAAACAGATTGATGCGCTGAAAGTGGTGGCTCGTGACCCTGAGATTCAAACTTGGATTGAGCAACTCTTACCTTTGATTGATCAAAAGGTATCTCGCTGCGCTTTTTACCAATTGCCACTCACTTGGCACCAACACAAACCGTCAAGCAATTTCCCACTGCAGCTTATTCAATCCAACAACCAATACCGCCATCACCCTTTACGTCCGCCTATGCCGCAAGGCCAGGTGTACCAAAGGTATGATTTTGATGCCGAGTTGAACGTCAGTTTCCGAGTGATTGAGCTGGATAAAGATCTGCAACGCTTCACACGCTGGATGAACGACCCTCGCGTGGCGCATTTTTGGGAACAAGCATGGAGTGAAGAAAAACTCGCCGAATTTCTTGAGCAGCGCCTTGCTGATCCACACATCATTCCGCTGATTGGTGAATTTAACGGTGAACCGTTTGGTTATGTGGAAGCCTATTGGGTTGCTGAAGATCGACTCAGCCCATACTACGCAGTAGAGAATTATGACCGTGGCATCCATTTGCTCGTCGGTGAACAAGCCTTCCGTGGCCCTAAATTTTTCAACGCTTGGATGCGCGCCATCAGCCACTACTTGTTTATTGACGATGTTCGCACCAACCGCGTTGTGCTTGAGCCTCGTTCTGACAATGAACGCTTATTTAATCGCATCTTGCCACTGGGTTACCGCAAGTGTTTTGAGTTCAATTTCCCCCATAAACGTTCGGCACTGCTGATGCTGACCCGTGAACAGTTTTTTGCGGAGCGGTGGTAA